The Pagrus major chromosome 1, Pma_NU_1.0 genome includes the window CCATTTACAACCGCTTACTTACCGGAAAAAGATGCATCCCTCAGGTACTTGgctggaaataaataaataaaaatgttgtgaatAACACTGATAACCATTAGGCGATAAGGGCATGAGTTCAGGCCAGTCAAacagttcaaaataaaaatgaaagtaaaaataacttATCAAACTATAAGGTTAAGATAAGAAACTGCTTACGATGGAATaatttgttttcagttcagtcatCACAACATCTGACTCATAAAAACTGCAGTAAAATATCTTCTAGGGCTCTGAAACAAGCAACTATTTCTAACAAAACCCTTGTTTGTGGGCAAGGCGGGTCTAATGAAAGATACAATCaaggttgcattatgggaagtgtatGATCTAGTGTTTTGAGCTGCTGCACAGATTTTGGTCTTTGATATGTATCTTTCAAGCCCCCAGGCTTTATACAAGTGCAAATAACAAACAGACCTATTAATCAATATGGTCTGgggttttgttttgggtttttttttgtcggATTTGTGATAAAATGCTTCACAATTCTGAAATATCCCTGTCCAAAAAATTAAGATACTACGTTTTGATAAGTTTGATATTATCATTTCAAAGAGTTGGTTTGCAATTGAAACAGACAACAGGATGGACcaatgtgaaattaaaaaaaaaaagtgttaagtCTCTGAGTTTCAGAGAGACTAGAGATGCAGATTACAAGTGCCTGTGTGCTGCTCTTTAGTGGATAAGTTCAacctaaaataaatatgaatttaaattatttGGTAAGCTTATCCTTTAATGCACTTCGAGTAGTTTGATTTAGTTTgatttaacaaataaataaattaaaaaaagttcaTGCTTTATCCATCAAGTCGTTTCTCTTGTATGAACTAAAGACAGCCTGCTGTTTAAATGGCTTCTGGTAGATGTGGACCTCACCTCTCAGGGCTGTATTATTGTGCATAATTTCACTTCAAACCCTTAAAGGAGTAAACAGATCTGTTGTTACACTCACTGAGGCTCTCTTTATGCGCGTTGCAGCCAATGTTTTCCAACATCTTCACAACCACCTCCACAGCCTTGGACTCTGTGAAGGTTTTAACCAGGACATCTACGACTTCTAGACGACTCTTGTCTTCCACAGCACTCTTTCTGATCCGCGGCTCATCCCTGCGGTCCAAGATCTCGGAGCAGAAGGCCTTGAAATCATCCCGGCTGAGATCCTCCAGTGTGTCTTTGATAAGCGATTTAGCGGTTTTGGGCGGCATCcctgcagcagctcagtcaggacagagagacactgctgctgtgaactCAGCCTCAGCTCACTGTGGGACTGCCGCTGCAGTGGGAGTAGCCTATTTGTCTAAATCACGGGGGGTACAACCCTTAAGTTATGTACCTTTCCCTTatatgacagtgaattgagatATCCGCCCTTGACTATGACAGAACTGACCAGAAGACTCAAAGGGAAACTGATCCTCATGTCTGTAAATTAAAAGCAAAAGCAATTTTTGGccaataaatgtacttgagtatcaaaagtGAAAGATAATTAAACATATTTGCATACCTACTACTACTGATTATTGGCCTGGTCGATTATTGGATCAGATGTAATGTTGATTTATCATAACTATAATTATATTATGGTCAAATCATGTCTTGCTCTATGTGCTGACCTACAATGTGACCTAATGACACTTCCAGTGTGCTGTATCTGATTCTTTTACATCCTGCTGGTGGTAAATAACCACAAAATACGTCTGTAGCTGTTAGACCTGAGCCACAGTTCCTCTTCTTATCTTTaactcatttttctttctgtcttttgttgtaTGTGACAAACTGAACCAACTTTCTGTTCAACAGAGGATAAATGCAGCACCTGTGTCAGACCTCAGACACTCACCTCAGCCGCACAGGCTCTGTCCTTTCAGCTGAGACCTGATTACTCTGTAAACTTACTCCTTCATGAATATCCAGAAAGACAGTAAGTTTTTATCCGATTGtagataaagaataaaattttaaaaataattcaagaatgtgctactttggctctgatgcagcatgagATCTGCGAAGTTACTGTGAACTAAAgatatcaaataaaagtagtggagtaaaaagtacaatatttgcctccaaaatgtagtgaaggggatgtataaagtagcaggaaatggaaatagtcaagtaaagtacaagttactcaaaattgtacttaagtacaatacttgggtaaatgtacttaaatgtaCTAAAGTTTGAGCTACTATAAAAACCACGTTAAGTCAGATAATAATGAAAATCTTCATGGattagatggaaaatgtactgtgacaaagctgaaaacaggctgcttTTTTTGAGATCatgaaaagctgattttttgAGATGCGTGGCTCTCACAGGACAGTGACactacaaacatatgatgatcttatagaatatgatgccATAGGTTATCTTTGTGTCCTCAGGTGCACCCTCTGAAGGGCTCTGCCTCCTGAGCAGGATGGTTGTGAAACAGGAACCTGCAGATGGCGCCAATGTTAAGGAAATAACTGTACTGACCTAAGGCCTAAGCAAGGCTGAGATAACATAGTCTATACTGGTGTTAGTGGAGGATCAATGTTTATTTATgattgaaaaacacacacttcttaTTGACTTAATGAActgtgaaaataatttaaaacttgTAAGGTGCAAATTAAGTGTTTCAGTGGTACAACCCACACATTTTTTAGCCTAATGAAGGTTTTCCAATTCTCATTGAACTCGTGTTGAATAGTGTGACACCCAGGTTCTCTGCTTCACTATCTTCGATGTGAAAAGTTAGGCTGCTCGTAGTGTACTTTAGGTTATTCCTGTTCTACATCTGCTAAATCCTCCCATGGTATGATGAACTCTACAAAGTAAACAGTCTGTCTAGTGTAGCAGCAGCATGGGTCGGGTCATACAGGGTCAGTGTGTGAAGAAAAGTGGGTCAGGTGAAGGTGCAGCATTATGGGAAATTGTTGGGGTCTGTAGGTCTGAAAAGGTACAGTGATTTTGGTGTAAGAGAtatgtttgggttttggattgttgctCTGACAAAACCAGATTTTCAGATGTCACCTCACCCTTTCTGAGATTTTATGGAACCAGcgattgactaattgattaattgagtaAATAATCTGCCAATTAATCCACAATTaaattagttgcagctctaccaTGCATCTTTCAGTGCTGGGAGGTTTGTTCAGTGTGTAGCCAGACTGAAGTTTGTGTATTCTATTTACTTAGTCTAGTATTTACTGTGTGCTTTGACTGAAGCCCTTGCCCTCATTCCTATTTGGGAGTAAACAGCAGACTGTGTAATGAAGTTATCCACCAGGCAGAAGCATCCCACAGGCACTTAAACCCAGCTTGTTTGGAGAGTGATGATTTAGATTgagtgttttcttcttgttctctAGTGGCCTTCAAATTACCTCACTGAGGACGGTAACAACTCACAGTATGACACAACACCTGCAATGAGTCTGCTTAACAGCATATTGCAATATGTATATGGCAACTAAAATGTCTTTAGCCTTTAGCAGGTAATGGTATCGTAAGAACCAAAAGTAAATTATTGTATGCTtagaatataaaacattaaaagactttaatgtaGTTTGGATAAAATGAGTTAATAGTCAGCCGTAGAGTACCTTTTCAATCAAACAACATTAGCAGTTAACAAGTAAGACTTTATACTTAATAGAACAACTCCTGACACTGACTGGAGTCAAGTTGGAATTGAATGTAATGCTGTTCATTGACATTAAAAGGTAGaatttcaatcattttaagGTTCATAGTTTGCTTTGTAAAGCTAATATtggtattttaaaataaaacactgaacattttaaatcaaggccAGTATTGTGTTTCAGTTGTACTAGATGTACAATGAATCCTGCCAGTGAACACTCGAtgcaaacaagacaaacacatttattacagTTGGCCAGTGTCTttattcttctgtttgtttcctgtaaaataaaagtgGATAAATAAGATTAATGTAAAATAGGATTAGGACTTAAACatgattgcatttttaaaatgatttaattcatAAAACAAATTTTGTCTTAAAATCATCTTGGAGACCCAGTTCTGAATGAGCTTCAAACTATCTGACTGTCAGAATTAAAGCATGTGAGGATGACCACACAGATCCCATTTGACTTGACGTCATTCAAAGCAACAATAATTTAAAGGGTagcgttgcattgtgggtaatgtaggcaccagttTTATAAAGCAGTCCACTCCTATATCActgactcattatggacagtttaagaACAATCATATCAtcattgatacagcagaaccagagagaacacttttcaaaacctggtgcctacattacccacaatgcaacttgactACTGAGTGATATCGCAGGAGGCAGCTTATCCAATTACATGCATCTTCCTCTGGAATTTTCGTACtacatttttcatatatgcaGTTGTACTTCCCAAGACCCGTAAACATCATTTTATGTGTTAAATAGGTAGGtggacttatcctttaaagtaaTCCTGCCCTGGAAAAGGTGGATTTGAATGAGTCAGCtacattaaaatgataatttagTCCAGAGTCTGGAGGATTAactcatttaaaacaattaaagtaTTTCAAAAAGTAGCAGTAGCTGCCATACCCTGAAGATTCAGTGATGATGTTTAAGAATCCCGTCATTCCCTGAAATGTTCCCAGCTTCTTATTTCTGAAAAGAAGGCATCTCCAGGGCAGGTGGTGTAGTTTACCACCTGTCTGTGTCCGTGGATGGTGAAGTTGGCCATCAGTCCTCCTCCATCTACTGCACATTGGACGAGACGATGGCGCAGCAGATCCATAGCATAGCGAGAAGGCAGGGTGGTGGTGTAGTTACCAATGATGGACACACCATACCCGATATTATTGTGCCCCCTGGTGTGTGTGCCGAGGTGTCTCCAACCTCTGCCTTCGTAGATGTAACCATCAGAGCCGACAACAAAGCTGATAGCACAAAGATACAGAGCTTGAATAAATGCAGTGTGCAGTAACCATTCTGAAGTAAATTCAACATTATGCAAAAATTGGAATGTGATGTTACGACACAAATAGGgcaaaatattcagaatcaagGCTAAACTTGTTTGAAAGTTTGATACATCTTTAGCAATAAGTGCTCACGTGCATAAAAGACATGTATTCAGCAGCATTCTAACAAGCACTCCCACTATCTTTAACAAGATTCGAATTATCTcttcttaaaggaatagtttaagGGAAGACTGATACTCGCCTAATCTCATATCTGTGTTAATTATAGACAGAAGGGACAGGACGTGATTAGCCTAGCAGAAtaactggaagcagggggaacaGCTGGCCTGGCTGTAATCCACCTACCAGAAgcaattaacacattatatgttgtttgtttaatcgGTATAATGGTAACATGGGTAGTGgttttacatttaacatcacAAAGCTAGCCAGTATCAATCTTCTCAAGAAAGCAAATAGGTgcatttcttctctttcttcagaGGTTGGTTACCTATATCCTATGTCACTCCACTCTCGATCTTCCTGGTGGAAACGCTGCATGGATCTCATGTTACGAGAGCAGTCTGGGAAGGATAAACAGGGCGAGGATGGCTCATAGGTGTGGTGAACGTAGAGGAACTGGAGGGGTAGAGACAGTGGGACAGGTGTACCCCGGGAGGCCTTTGCCCCCCACTGACAACGAGGGATGATTTGCGGGCAGtctgaggagaagaggagagagaatgaggCTGAGGATACTAAAACAACTGCAGATTGTGTTGTGTCACACCCACAAGCTTATATTTCCAACACTCAAAACAAGCTATCCAAGAGTCACAAGAATATACACAATGACGATGCACTCCTATATAACGAGAAAGACTATTGTACATGGGGTTTATGAACCTTGAAATTTGGGAACTTACGATGGACATTTCCACAATTTctaacattttacagaccaaaagATGAATCAGTTAATGGAAAAAGAGTGTGTAGTGTAATGAATAATGACAACATTCATTTACTGCAGCACTACCTTGCACCCAagcacacttttaaaaaaataatttcattgcTCACCCCAGTATTTGTGTACAAATGTCTGCAACCCATTCTTCACCGCCTTCCCCACACCGGTGTCCAGAGCAATCCATTCTGTCTTCTCCAGCTTCCAGACTAATTTCAGTGTCTCCATCACCTGACTGTGAAGATCCAGAGGCTCCAGAATAGATCTAGAGATCTCCCTTCGCCTTGGACTAACATGGCTAGTCACAGCATCGAGTCCCTGCCCCTCATGCAGAGTAAAACTATAGTATCCTTTCAAAATCTCACTGAGGGCCTGCGGCTGTTCATGTGCAGATAGGTTGCTGAGGTCCATTCCCAGTATAGCTCCATCCATGCCTCCATTAATAACAGCATCAGTGGCCAGAGTGGCAGGTCGAGACAGCTTGAACATCTTAGGGTGGTCCACGTTGTCCCAGCAGCCGTTGGGCCCCATGCGAAAAGATGCTGGGAAGTCCTGGAGACTTTGGAAGGACAGGCCCAGCGTCCTTCCTAAGGTGAGAGGGAAGAGCCCAACAATTGGCGTGCCCTCCATCTTGGCTTTCAGTCCTGTTTCGATTCCTAGCAGTAAGGGTGCAAGAGCTACCGTGGTGCCATCTGGAGCGAGGACCACCCCTCGTTCCTCTCCGGAATCCGTCACAATGTGGTGGATAGCCTTGTCAAAGAAGCTAAAGGATGAGGCATTGAGAATGGCTGTCTCTAGGACCTCAACATCACTGAGATTATATGATGAACCCAAGAAATGGATGGTCATTTGATCATCGTGGCCAGCGGTCCTCCGCAGGGCCCTGAccagagagaggggggacagcCCAGGGTTGGAGTCTTCGACCTGCTGAACAGCTCGGATGAAGCTGTCCATGTTACGCAGGTGGACACCTGAAAACAACAGCAGGGACATTGAAGTGCAATAATGAGTCAGTGACCTTTGAGACCTTTGTTCTCATGGTTACAATGACAAATGTGAGGTACAAGTTATGGAAGAAGGATCACAGTTAAAAGAAACCAATGTTGACTGATGGTAGACtagacaaaaagaaacaaactgcaATTTCCTGCGTTTAagtctgatgttttgttgatCCATCTGCTCCTGCCGACCTCCTCCCAACATGTACTCTGCCACTCTTTCACAATGTCACACTACTTCCTCCTGACAAACTGTTGTAATTCCTACAGCTGCTATAGCTGCTAGTCACTTTAATGTGATTAAATCTTGTTTTGCGCCATTTGATCAAATGACTGATGCTGCCTTTTTTAT containing:
- the pglyrp2 gene encoding N-acetylmuramoyl-L-alanine amidase; its protein translation is MTLFGLGLFFILALSYFMTVYSRPAGVHLRNMDSFIRAVQQVEDSNPGLSPLSLVRALRRTAGHDDQMTIHFLGSSYNLSDVEVLETAILNASSFSFFDKAIHHIVTDSGEERGVVLAPDGTTVALAPLLLGIETGLKAKMEGTPIVGLFPLTLGRTLGLSFQSLQDFPASFRMGPNGCWDNVDHPKMFKLSRPATLATDAVINGGMDGAILGMDLSNLSAHEQPQALSEILKGYYSFTLHEGQGLDAVTSHVSPRRREISRSILEPLDLHSQVMETLKLVWKLEKTEWIALDTGVGKAVKNGLQTFVHKYWDCPQIIPRCQWGAKASRGTPVPLSLPLQFLYVHHTYEPSSPCLSFPDCSRNMRSMQRFHQEDREWSDIGYSFVVGSDGYIYEGRGWRHLGTHTRGHNNIGYGVSIIGNYTTTLPSRYAMDLLRHRLVQCAVDGGGLMANFTIHGHRQVVNYTTCPGDAFFSEIRSWEHFRE